A single region of the Thunnus maccoyii chromosome 10, fThuMac1.1, whole genome shotgun sequence genome encodes:
- the ephb6 gene encoding ephrin type-B receptor 5 → MLSPSLSLCQCHSVVEMWSVFLSLCLFFQPNSAEEVMLLDTTESTSELGWTTYPDTGWDEVSVLDDRGKLIRTFEVCNVNQNPRQQDNWLATPFLYRHSAPRVFVTLRFSVRDCASLRSPSPTCRETLTLYYKQADSQRELERTWAAEPSSREKDTREGWVKIDTIAADKSFSKVEPSSPHQYQPNRYSRINIKTRSFAPLTRNGFVLAIVDSGACVSLMGVSIFYRRCPATSLYLASYPATPSGAEPTALVPVSGICVPHSKAQGGTAPRMHCNAEGEWMVPVGGCVCDEGYEPNVNGSACLACAVGYFKPLSGSVPCLVCPSNSRTSQEGSSMCECRSGFYRAANDANSSACTTPPSAPVSPSWEYESGDGGVSLRWRPPVDMGGRSEVWYGVVCRICPSATFTNPASCSWCGEGVTFSPSQTNLKQTKVTLNNLLTRVTYLIQVQAMNEVSALSPFPARYTSINFTTSQSVPSTVPMMHQLSRAPDSITLSWPQPDRPNGDILEYQLRYYDKASDVDSAVSVYSETNTVTVTSLIPGSIYAFQIRARNERGYGPYSNTIYFTTLPLEEHSQQIQNRLPLLVGSVMGGAAFLLVVAAIVVVVVFRSKRRESPYSDRLQRYISNRGGVKYYVDPSTYEDPSEAVKEFAREIDPTHLKIEEVIGAAQFGEVSRGRYRPLGRREVLVAVKTLRWGASDREKGMFLSEAGVLGQFDHPNVLKLEGVVTRSPPERIITEFMENGPLDAFLRENEGQFSVLQLVGMLRGVGAGMRYLSERNFVHRDLAARNILVNSNLVCKVSDFGLSRLMRGLDHNIPTYTASLGSKIPVRWTAPEAFQHRKFSSASDVWSFGILMWEVMSYGERPYWDMSNQEVMKAVADQYRLPAPHNCPPGLHSLMLQCWQADRGDRPGFDSLLSSLDRLIRHPASLKAEPTRSCSQPLLSPTPTDLSSVATVSDWLKALRMERYQDEFDQAHLDTLDRVSRLTMDDIQNLGVNLLGHQRKISSAAQQLRAHLTQGQVKV, encoded by the exons TGATGCTGCTGGACACAACAGAGTCTACCTCAGAGCTGGGCTGGACCACCTATCCAGACACAGGG tgGGATGAGGTCAGTGTCCTGGACGACCGAGGGAAGCTCATACGAACCTTTGAGGTCTGTAATGTCAACCAAAATCCCCGACAACAAGACAACTGGCTGGCTACACCCTTCCTGTACCGCCACTCTGCTCCACGGGTGTTTGTCACGTTGCGTTTCTCGGTGCGTGACTGTGCCAGCCTGCGGTCACCATCGCCCACCTGCCGAGAGACACTCACCCTGTACTACAAACAGGCTGACAGTCAGAGGGAACTGGAGAGGACTTGGGCAGCTGAG CCGTCCAGCAGAGAGAAGGACACCAGGGAGGGCTGGGTGAAGATTGACACCATAGCTGCAGACAAGAGTTTCTCAAAAGTGGAGCCCAGTTCACCCCACCAGTACCAACCCAACAGATACAGCCGAATCAACATCAAGACACGCAGCTTTGCCCCTCTCACACGCAATGG ATTTGTCCTGGCCATCGTCGACAGTGGAGCTTGCGTTTCCCTCATGGGTGTCTCTATCTTCTATCGCCGCTGTCCAGCCACCAGCCTCTACTTGGCATCCTACCCAGCGACTCCCTCAGGTGCGGAGCCGACTGCTTTGGTGCCCGTGAGTGGGATATGCGTCCCCCACAGTAAAGCGCAGGGAGGCACAGCCCCTCGCATGCACTGCAATGCTGAAGGGGAGTGGATGGTGCCCGTAGGAGGGTGTGTCTGTGATGAAGGCTACGAACCGAACGTCAATGGATCTGCCTGCTTGG cctgtgcGGTCGGTTACTTTAAACCACTTTCAGGTTCTGTTCCCTGCTTGGTATGTCCTTCCAACAGCAGAACCAGCCAGGAGGGGTCGAGTATGTGTGAATGTCGCAGCGGCTTTTACCGAGCAGCCAATGATGCCAACTCCTCTGCCTGCACAA CTCCTCCATCTGCTCCAGTCTCACCGTCCTGGGAGTATGAGAGTGGCGATGGTGGGGTGTCCTTAAGGTGGCGCCCTCCAGTTGACATGGGAGGCCGCAGTGAAGTGTGGTACGGGGTGGTGTGTCGCATCTGCCCCTCAGCCACCTTCACCAACCCAGCATCATGCTCCTGGTGTGGGGAGGGTGTGACTTTCAGTCCCTCCCAGACCAACCTAAAACAAACCAAGGTCACCCTCAACAACCTGCTGACCAGAGTCACTTATCTCATACAG GTGCAAGCAATGAATGAGGTGTCAGCTTTGAGCCCTTTTCCGGCTCGATACACAAGCATCAATTTTACAACAAGCCAGTCAG TTCCCAGTACAGTTCCCATGATGCACCAGCTGAGCCGTGCCCCAGACTCCATCACTCTCTCATGGCCTCAGCCAGACAGGCCCAATGGAGACATCCTGGAGTATCAGCTGAGATACTATGACAAG GCCTCAGATGTGGACAGTGCAGTGAGTGTGTACAGTGAGACCAACACAGTGACTGTCACCTCTCTGATTCCCGGATCCATCTACGCGTTCCAGATCAGAGCTCGAAATGAGCGGGGCTACGGCCCCTACAGCAACACTATCTACTTCACCACGCTGCCTCTAG AGGAACATTCACAGCAGATCCAGAATCGACTTCCTCTGCTCGTTGGCTCGGTGATGGGAGGGGCGGCGTTTCTCCTCGTCGTGGCAGCGATTGTGGTTGTGGTGGTATTTCGTAG TAAGAGGAGGGAGAGTCCGTACAGCGACAGACTCCAGAGGTACATCAGTAACCGAG GTGGAGTGAAGTATTATGTGGATCCATCCACTTATGAGGACCCCAGTGAGGCGGTCAAAGAGTTTGCCCGTGAGATAGATCCTACTCACCTGAAGATTGAGGAAGTGATTGGTGCAG CCCAGTTTGGGGAGGTTTCTCGAGGGCGCTACCGTCCGCTGGGTCGCAGGGAGGTGCTCGTAGCTGTGAAGACTTTACGCTGGGGAGCGTCCGACAGAGAGAAGGGGATGTTCCTCAGTGAAGCAGGAGTCCTGGGACAGTTTGACCACCCCAATGTGCTGAAGCTAGAGGGTGTGGTTACTCGCAGCCCTCCAGAAAGGATCATCACTGAGTTCATGGAGAACGGACCCCTGGACGCCTTCCTCAGG GAGAATGAGGGGCAGTTTAGCGTCCTCCAGCTTGTTGGGATGCTCAGGGGAGTTGGTGCAGGGATGCGTTACCTCTCTGAGAGAAACTTTGTCCACCGGGACCTAGCGGCCAGGAACATACTGGTCAATTCCAATCTGGTCTGCAAGGTGTCTGACTTTGGCCTGTCCCGACTCATGAGGGGTCTGGACCACAATATACCAACATACACTGCCTCACTG GGAAGCAAGATTCCTGTGAGGTGGACGGCACCAGAAGCCTTTCAACATCGCAAGTTCAGCTCAGCTAGTGATGTCTGGAGCTTCGGCATACTTATGTGGGAAGTGATGTCATATGGAGAGCGTCCATACTGGGACATGAGCAACCAGGAA GTGATGAAGGCAGTAGCAGACCAGTATCGTCTCCCTGCCCCCCACAACTGCCCCCCAGGCCTCCACTCACTGATGCTTCAGTGCTGGCAGGCTGATCGAGGGGACCGGCCAGGCTTCGACTCCCTCCTGTCCTCCTTGGATCGGCTCATCAGGCACCCTGCCTCGCTCAAGGCAGAGCCAACTCG aagCTGCTCTCAGCCACTGCTCAGCCCCACCCCCACAGACTTATCGTCAGTGGCAACAGTCAGTGATTGGCTGAAGGCCCTGAGGATGGAGAGATATCAAGATGAGTTTGATCAAGCGCACCTGGACACGTTAGACAGAGTCAGCAGGCTCACCATGGA TGATATCCAGAATCTCGGTGTGAACCTGCTGGGACACCAGAGGAAGATCTCCAGTGCCGCCCAGCAGCTCAGGGCCCATCTGACGCAGGGTCAGGTGAAGGTGTGA